One Takifugu rubripes chromosome 2, fTakRub1.2, whole genome shotgun sequence genomic region harbors:
- the dnaaf2 gene encoding protein kintoun isoform X1: MEMGNKLKELDMTAEEMDRLGKAFKDEKFRELFREYAQELSDPENRRRYEEEIKLLEQDKGSTIEFIHPEPFRAFKTCMNGSHKCFINICASEKIGKPSFTPKVLEDGRRGLCWALPHILHPERQEIYKKGQKMMIYVVIFHPDTLHMASKNKQFMGMVNDTAIQGIQSTFNVTLDRNNVTEIGAKFKGTPQTCVIRKPIPGSKEPSGKSAHQEFPFPDEKRHPASLQSNPAGSATTAKRCGAGLDIQPPKPKEPTKPNYTLKYRSYIDIQDFTCSSYTAQSPRPKEIVVTIDVPLLKKVTDASLEVAERMLLLESKKPAYRLELPLAYPVDEERGEAKFNKQKGQLTVTLPVLPANEAFEFAVGPVPADGDGQVGNGDAEEDVKVQERDELTETEVEGPEEQTSEGTGEGEEGPGDVTMARGAEQSRSQEEEVEKCRSVEEETLQEPRGLQWNTDDQQEDASETENQAHLDVATHPDCLENRGNAALNVSLETTSKMRTSDALEQMENETGGLKEEATDYEVSQQAQESKTDEESGGSSGKEVPEEHPGSPQKQERQDTDEDELPTEQVSQHQQPGDKPPPAVLIEVDEDGRETIISDHSTSAGFTFQNSLIYELD; this comes from the exons ATGGAGATGGGAAACAAGTTAAAAGAGCTCGACATGACGGCGGAGGAAATGGACAGACTGGGAAAGGCTTTCAAAGACGAGAAGTTCAGGGAATTGTTCAGAGAATACGCGCAGGAATTATCAGACCCAGAGAACAGGAGAAGGTATGAAGAGGAGATCAAACTGCTGGAGCAGGATAAGGGAAGTACAATAGAATTTATCCACCCGGAACCCTTTAGGGCTTTCAAGACGTGTATGAACGGCAGCCACAAATGTTTCATAAATATATGTGCCAGTGAAAAAATTGGTAAACCTTCTTTTACCCCTAAAGTGTTGGAGGATGGCCGCAGGGGTCTCTGTTGGGCCCTGCCTCATATACTGCACCCAGAGAGGCaagaaatatataaaaaaggTCAGAAGATGATGAtttatgttgttatttttcACCCCGACACACTGCACATGGCCAGCAAAAACAAGCAGTTCATGGGTATGGTCAACGACACGGCCATCCAGGGAATACAGAGCACCTTCAACGTCACTCTAGACAGGAATAATGTGACAGAGATTGGTGCAAAATTCAAAGGGACGCCACAAACATGTGTCATTCGAAAACCAATCCCCGGGTCCAAAGAGCCTTCGGGGAAGTCTGCCCATCAGGAATTCCCATTCCCTGATGAGAAAAGGCATCCGGCATCCCTGCAGAGCAACCCTGCAGGATCAGCCACAACAGCTAAGCGCTGCGGCGCTGGCTTGGACATCCAGCCTCCAAAACCCAAAGAGCCAACAAAGCCAAACTACACTTTAAAATACCGTTCCTACATAGACATACAGGACTTCACATGTTCCAGCTACACAGCCCAAAGCCCCAGGCCCAAGGAGATAGTGGTTACCATCGATGTACCACTTTTAAAGAAGGTCACGGACGCCAGCCTGGAAGTAGCAGAAAGAATGTTGCTGCTGGAGTCGAAGAAACCAGCGTACAGACTGGAGCTGCCTCTCGCCTACCCTGTAgacgaggagagaggagaggccaaGTTCAACAAACAGAAAGGTCAGCTTACGGTCACACTACCTGTTCTTCCTGCCAACGAGGCCTTTGAGTTTGCCGTGGGACCTGTTCCCGCTGACGGCGATGGGCAGGTAGGCAACGGTGACGcagaggaggacgtgaaggTGCAAGAGAGGGACGAGCTGACAGAGACTGAAGTCGAGGGACCAGAGGAGCAGACGAGCGAAGGGACgggtgaaggagaggaggggccaGGCGACGTGACAATGGCGAGGGGTGCAGAACAGAGCAGGAGCCAAGAGGAGGAAGTAGAAAAGTGCAGAAGTGTGGAGGAAGAAACGCTTCAAGAGCCGAGAGGTCTTCAGTGGAATACTGACGACCAACAGGAGGATGCCTCCGAAACAGAAAATCAGGCTCATTTAGATGTTGCCACACATCCAGATTGCTTAGAAAATAGAGGCAATGCAGCTCTCAATGTTTCCCTGGAGACAACATCAAAGATGAGGACGTCAGACGCCTTGGaacagatggaaaatgagacCGGAGGTCTGAAG GAGGAGGCGACGGACTACGAGGTTTCCCAACAGGCCCAGGAGTCCAAAACTGATGAGGAAAGTGGAGGGAGTTCAGGCAAGGAGGTCCCAGAGGAACACCCAGGGAGTCCACAGAAGCAGGAGAGACAAGACACGGACGAGGACGAGCTGCCAACAGAGCAGGTctcccagcaccagcagcctggAGACAAACCCCCACCTGCTGTCCTCATAGAGGTGGATGAAGACGGCAGAGAAACCATCATCAGCGACCACTCCACATCTGCTGGCTTCACTTTCCAGAACTCACTGATATATGAGCTTGATTAA
- the dnaaf2 gene encoding protein kintoun isoform X2, with amino-acid sequence MEMGNKLKELDMTAEEMDRLGKAFKDEKFRELFREYAQELSDPENRRRYEEEIKLLEQDKGSTIEFIHPEPFRAFKTCMNGSHKCFINICASEKIGKPSFTPKVLEDGRRGLCWALPHILHPERQEIYKKGQKMMIYVVIFHPDTLHMASKNKQFMGMVNDTAIQGIQSTFNVTLDRNNVTEIGAKFKGTPQTCVIRKPIPGSKEPSGKSAHQEFPFPDEKRHPASLQSNPAGSATTAKRCGAGLDIQPPKPKEPTKPNYTLKYRSYIDIQDFTCSSYTAQSPRPKEIVVTIDVPLLKKVTDASLEVAERMLLLESKKPAYRLELPLAYPVDEERGEAKFNKQKGQLTVTLPVLPANEAFEFAVGPVPADGDGQVGNGDAEEDVKVQERDELTETEVEGPEEQTSEGTGEGEEGPGDVTMARGAEQSRSQEEEVEKCRSVEEETLQEPRGLQWNTDDQQEDASETENQAHLDVATHPDCLENRGNAALNVSLETTSKMRTSDALEQMENETGGLKEEATDYEVSQQAQESKTDEESGGSSGKEVPEEHPGSPQKQERQDTDEDELPTEQVSQHQQPGDKPPPAVLIEVDEDGRETIISDHSTSAGFTFQNSLIYELD; translated from the exons ATGGAGATGGGAAACAAGTTAAAAGAGCTCGACATGACGGCGGAGGAAATGGACAGACTGGGAAAGGCTTTCAAAGACGAGAAGTTCAGGGAATTGTTCAGAGAATACGCGCAGGAATTATCAGACCCAGAGAACAGGAGAAGGTATGAAGAGGAGATCAAACTGCTGGAGCAGGATAAGGGAAGTACAATAGAATTTATCCACCCGGAACCCTTTAGGGCTTTCAAGACGTGTATGAACGGCAGCCACAAATGTTTCATAAATATATGTGCCAGTGAAAAAATTGGTAAACCTTCTTTTACCCCTAAAGTGTTGGAGGATGGCCGCAGGGGTCTCTGTTGGGCCCTGCCTCATATACTGCACCCAGAGAGGCaagaaatatataaaaaaggTCAGAAGATGATGAtttatgttgttatttttcACCCCGACACACTGCACATGGCCAGCAAAAACAAGCAGTTCATGGGTATGGTCAACGACACGGCCATCCAGGGAATACAGAGCACCTTCAACGTCACTCTAGACAGGAATAATGTGACAGAGATTGGTGCAAAATTCAAAGGGACGCCACAAACATGTGTCATTCGAAAACCAATCCCCGGGTCCAAAGAGCCTTCGGGGAAGTCTGCCCATCAGGAATTCCCATTCCCTGATGAGAAAAGGCATCCGGCATCCCTGCAGAGCAACCCTGCAGGATCAGCCACAACAGCTAAGCGCTGCGGCGCTGGCTTGGACATCCAGCCTCCAAAACCCAAAGAGCCAACAAAGCCAAACTACACTTTAAAATACCGTTCCTACATAGACATACAGGACTTCACATGTTCCAGCTACACAGCCCAAAGCCCCAGGCCCAAGGAGATAGTGGTTACCATCGATGTACCACTTTTAAAGAAGGTCACGGACGCCAGCCTGGAAGTAGCAGAAAGAATGTTGCTGCTGGAGTCGAAGAAACCAGCGTACAGACTGGAGCTGCCTCTCGCCTACCCTGTAgacgaggagagaggagaggccaaGTTCAACAAACAGAAAGGTCAGCTTACGGTCACACTACCTGTTCTTCCTGCCAACGAGGCCTTTGAGTTTGCCGTGGGACCTGTTCCCGCTGACGGCGATGGGCAGGTAGGCAACGGTGACGcagaggaggacgtgaaggTGCAAGAGAGGGACGAGCTGACAGAGACTGAAGTCGAGGGACCAGAGGAGCAGACGAGCGAAGGGACgggtgaaggagaggaggggccaGGCGACGTGACAATGGCGAGGGGTGCAGAACAGAGCAGGAGCCAAGAGGAGGAAGTAGAAAAGTGCAGAAGTGTGGAGGAAGAAACGCTTCAAGAGCCGAGAGGTCTTCAGTGGAATACTGACGACCAACAGGAGGATGCCTCCGAAACAGAAAATCAGGCTCATTTAGATGTTGCCACACATCCAGATTGCTTAGAAAATAGAGGCAATGCAGCTCTCAATGTTTCCCTGGAGACAACATCAAAGATGAGGACGTCAGACGCCTTGGaacagatggaaaatgagacCGGAGGTCTGAAG GAGGAGGCGACGGACTACGAGGTTTCCCAACAGGCCCAGGAGTCCAAAACTGATGAGGAAAGTGGAGGGAGTTCAGGCAAGGAGGTCCCAGAGGAACACCCAGGGAGTCCACAGAAGCAGGAGAGACAAGACACGGACGAGGACGAGCTGCCAACAGAGCAGGTctcccagcaccagcagcctggAGACAAACCCCCACCTGCTGTCCTCATAGAG GTGGATGAAGACGGCAGAGAAACCATCATCAGCGACCACTCCACATCTGCTGGCTTCACTTTCCAGAACTCACTGATATATGAGCTTGATTAA
- the LOC101062826 gene encoding inactive rhomboid protein 2-like isoform X1, which yields MSAFAAREQADQRVLGPRDASQTLGTPVVTGKSRPCRAGRLALKVKRFIADQGKHEIGVGVLGNWLIRYYRHSISSDVQKQLDDMHSHRVYFTYWITFVHIVITLLSCCMYGFAPIGFAQHSSSQLIQKNKATYESISYVQQENIWIGPSSEDLIRLGAMFSPCMRQDPQIVGLIQRFKELERESGCCVQNDNSGCVQTLQSDCSKTLATFVKWHNESADIIRFSGSVCHQDPRICEVPASTKLHTWPDDVTKWPVCTYPKKWKRTGYRHMDCDIRGRPCCVGTKGRCEITTREYCSFMRGYFHEGATLCSQVDCLNDVCGLLPFLDPKVPDQFYRLWLSLFLHEGVLHCAMSVVFQMTILRDLERLAGWVHISIIYLLSGITGNLASAVVLPYRPEVGPAGSQFGLLACLFVELFQAWQVLEKPWKAFLELLVMLLFLLICGLLPWINNIAHIFGFFSGLLLSFAFLPYLAFSTFDKYRKRVIAAFSLVAFVGLFSSLIVWFYINPITWPWMEQLTCLPVTSTFCAKYDIHHNVERVLH from the exons ATGTCTGCATTTGCTGCCAGAGAACAGGCTGACCAGAGGGTTCTCGGCCC CAGGGACGCGTCTCAAACACTCGGGACCCCCGTTGTCACGGGGAAGAGTCGTCCTTGCCGAGCTGGTCGCCTTGCATTAAAAGTGAAGCGCTTTATAGCTGACCAAGGCAAACATGAGATTGGCGTGGGTGTGCTGGGGAATTGGCTGATCCGGTACTATCGCCACAGCATCAGCAGTGACGTCCAAAAACAGCTGGATGACATGCACAGCCACCG GGTGTACTTCACCTACTGGATCACCTTTGTGCATATAGTTATCACGCTGCTGTCCTGTTGTATGTACGGCTTTGCTCCCATCGGGTTCGCGCAACATTCTTCATCTCAATTG ATACAGAAGAACAAGGCCACATATGAGAGCATCAGCTACGTCCAGCAGGAAAACATCTGGATTGGTCCCAGTTCA GAAGACCTGATCCGTTTGGGGGCCATGTTCTCCCCCTGCATGCGTCAGGACCCCCAGATCGTCGGCCTCATCCAGAGGTTCAAAGAATTGGAGAGAGAATCCGGTTGCTGTGTTCAGAACGACAACTCCGGCTGTGTACAGACTCTCCAATCTGACTGCTCT aaaacacTGGCCACCTTCGTTAAATGGCACAACGAGTCTGCGGACATCATCAGGTTTTCCGGTTCCGTCTGCCACCAAGATCCCAG AATTTGTGAAGTGCCGGCCTCTACAAAGCTCCACACATGGCCAGATGATGTCACCAAGTGGCCG GTGTGCACTTACCCTAAAAAGTGGAAGCGCACCGGCTACAGACACATGGACTGTGACATTAGAGGACGGCCCTGCTGTGTAGGAACTAAGGGCAG GTGTGAGATCACAACCAGAGAGTATTGCTCTTTCATGCGTGGGTACTTCCACGAGGGCGCCACCCTCTGCTCACAG GTTGACTGTCTGAATGACGTGTGCGGCCTGCTGCCCTTCCTCGACCCTAAAGTTCCCGATCAGTTCTACCGTCTTTggctttctctcttccttcatGAAGG ggtgttaCACTGTGCGATGTCAGTGGTGTTTCAGATGACCATTCTGAGGGACCTGGAGAGGCTGGCTGGTTGGGTCCATATCTCCATCATCTACCTGCTCAGTGGGATCACTGGGAACCTGGCATCAGCGGTGGTACTGCCCTACAGACCTGAG GTGGGTCCAGCTGGCTCTCAGTTTGGACTCCTCGCCTGCCTGTTTGTCGAGCTGTTCCAAGCTTGGCAGGTCCTGGAGAAGCCGTGGAAGGCCTTTCTGGAGCTGCTCGTCATGTTGCTCTTCCTCCTTATCTGTGGGCTCCTGCCATGGATCAATAACATCGCCCACATCTTTGGCTTCTTCAGCGGCTTGCTGCTGTCTTTTGCCTTCCTGCCATATCTCGCCTTCAGCACTTTCGACAAGTACCGAAAACGCGTCATCGCTGCTTTTTCACTGGTGGCCTTTGTTGGACTGTTTTCATCACTGATTGTTTGGTTTTATATTAATCCGATCACCTGGCCCTGGATGGAGCAGCTCACCTGTTTGCCTGTCACAAGCACGTTCTGTGCAAAATATGACATACACCACAACGTTGAGCGCGTGTTGCACTAG
- the LOC101062826 gene encoding inactive rhomboid protein 2-like isoform X2 encodes MSAFAAREQADQRVLGPDASQTLGTPVVTGKSRPCRAGRLALKVKRFIADQGKHEIGVGVLGNWLIRYYRHSISSDVQKQLDDMHSHRVYFTYWITFVHIVITLLSCCMYGFAPIGFAQHSSSQLIQKNKATYESISYVQQENIWIGPSSEDLIRLGAMFSPCMRQDPQIVGLIQRFKELERESGCCVQNDNSGCVQTLQSDCSKTLATFVKWHNESADIIRFSGSVCHQDPRICEVPASTKLHTWPDDVTKWPVCTYPKKWKRTGYRHMDCDIRGRPCCVGTKGRCEITTREYCSFMRGYFHEGATLCSQVDCLNDVCGLLPFLDPKVPDQFYRLWLSLFLHEGVLHCAMSVVFQMTILRDLERLAGWVHISIIYLLSGITGNLASAVVLPYRPEVGPAGSQFGLLACLFVELFQAWQVLEKPWKAFLELLVMLLFLLICGLLPWINNIAHIFGFFSGLLLSFAFLPYLAFSTFDKYRKRVIAAFSLVAFVGLFSSLIVWFYINPITWPWMEQLTCLPVTSTFCAKYDIHHNVERVLH; translated from the exons ATGTCTGCATTTGCTGCCAGAGAACAGGCTGACCAGAGGGTTCTCGGCCC GGACGCGTCTCAAACACTCGGGACCCCCGTTGTCACGGGGAAGAGTCGTCCTTGCCGAGCTGGTCGCCTTGCATTAAAAGTGAAGCGCTTTATAGCTGACCAAGGCAAACATGAGATTGGCGTGGGTGTGCTGGGGAATTGGCTGATCCGGTACTATCGCCACAGCATCAGCAGTGACGTCCAAAAACAGCTGGATGACATGCACAGCCACCG GGTGTACTTCACCTACTGGATCACCTTTGTGCATATAGTTATCACGCTGCTGTCCTGTTGTATGTACGGCTTTGCTCCCATCGGGTTCGCGCAACATTCTTCATCTCAATTG ATACAGAAGAACAAGGCCACATATGAGAGCATCAGCTACGTCCAGCAGGAAAACATCTGGATTGGTCCCAGTTCA GAAGACCTGATCCGTTTGGGGGCCATGTTCTCCCCCTGCATGCGTCAGGACCCCCAGATCGTCGGCCTCATCCAGAGGTTCAAAGAATTGGAGAGAGAATCCGGTTGCTGTGTTCAGAACGACAACTCCGGCTGTGTACAGACTCTCCAATCTGACTGCTCT aaaacacTGGCCACCTTCGTTAAATGGCACAACGAGTCTGCGGACATCATCAGGTTTTCCGGTTCCGTCTGCCACCAAGATCCCAG AATTTGTGAAGTGCCGGCCTCTACAAAGCTCCACACATGGCCAGATGATGTCACCAAGTGGCCG GTGTGCACTTACCCTAAAAAGTGGAAGCGCACCGGCTACAGACACATGGACTGTGACATTAGAGGACGGCCCTGCTGTGTAGGAACTAAGGGCAG GTGTGAGATCACAACCAGAGAGTATTGCTCTTTCATGCGTGGGTACTTCCACGAGGGCGCCACCCTCTGCTCACAG GTTGACTGTCTGAATGACGTGTGCGGCCTGCTGCCCTTCCTCGACCCTAAAGTTCCCGATCAGTTCTACCGTCTTTggctttctctcttccttcatGAAGG ggtgttaCACTGTGCGATGTCAGTGGTGTTTCAGATGACCATTCTGAGGGACCTGGAGAGGCTGGCTGGTTGGGTCCATATCTCCATCATCTACCTGCTCAGTGGGATCACTGGGAACCTGGCATCAGCGGTGGTACTGCCCTACAGACCTGAG GTGGGTCCAGCTGGCTCTCAGTTTGGACTCCTCGCCTGCCTGTTTGTCGAGCTGTTCCAAGCTTGGCAGGTCCTGGAGAAGCCGTGGAAGGCCTTTCTGGAGCTGCTCGTCATGTTGCTCTTCCTCCTTATCTGTGGGCTCCTGCCATGGATCAATAACATCGCCCACATCTTTGGCTTCTTCAGCGGCTTGCTGCTGTCTTTTGCCTTCCTGCCATATCTCGCCTTCAGCACTTTCGACAAGTACCGAAAACGCGTCATCGCTGCTTTTTCACTGGTGGCCTTTGTTGGACTGTTTTCATCACTGATTGTTTGGTTTTATATTAATCCGATCACCTGGCCCTGGATGGAGCAGCTCACCTGTTTGCCTGTCACAAGCACGTTCTGTGCAAAATATGACATACACCACAACGTTGAGCGCGTGTTGCACTAG